A segment of the Leptolyngbya sp. CCY15150 genome:
CGCAATGCTGCTGGAATCTCAACTTGAGTGCAGTAGTCTGTATCCAAAAAGTCGGCACTGATTAGCAGCAAAATGATATCTGCGGCATTGAGGCGTGCTTTGATCTCTGCGTCCCACTGCGTCCCTGGCAGAATTTGGCGATCGTGCCAAGTGATAATACCTGCCCCCTCAAGGGGACGCAGGTGAGAAAGCAATCCATCACGCAACGCTTTGTCTTGCTTGGAGTAAGAAATGAAGACTTCAATCGTGTCCGACATAAGGGTTGAGCGCAAAGACTGTCTTAACCAAAATTATATAGCTGCAAGCTTTCAAGCCAGCTCAGATCCCATTTAGTTTAAACTCTAAAACCTAGCCTCACAAGCTGTTATACAAACCCATTTCACTCCATTTGTGCTACTCGCTCCATTAACACCACAAACTGCTTCACAGTATTTCCATAACCACCATGTAACCACGATCGAGTCCGAGGAAAACAGCCCGAAGGAGCCTTGATCGAGAAATCAATCTTTGCATCTAGTAACAGCTTTTCATCATCACTACGCCAGCCCACTAAGCATCCCAATCGGTTCCATACCTGTGATTCAGTTAATGGCTCTACCTTTTTGGCAAAGAGGTTAAAGCGTGGTTTTTCTGGCTCCTGAATTTTTTGCCACATCTGCTGCTGAACTTTCAACCCAAACTTTCCGGCACTATATTCCATCCAAAGACGATCAATATTGCTAAGTAAGCCCAAAGGAAGCTGCCTAATTTCAGGAGCAGTTAAAGGCTTATTTTGGTTTTCCATCAAAATGAGCTTTCTGGTTTGCTCATCTGCTTCTTTGATTTTTTCTGTCTTCAGGAGTTCTTCTAACTTCAGCAGGCTCTCTGATCGGGTGCAGTCACTTGTTTGTGCATTAACTGAAGTCTTCTCTAACTCCGACTCTAGCTTAATAGCATCTTGCGCTCGAATTTCAGCAACATCTAGAAAAACTGATGGTGGTTCTGTCTGCGATGTTTGGGGTAGGAAGAATTTTGGTGCCGGAGGTGCTTGTAATTTCGCTATCGCAACTTCTGGCATTGTAACGACAGGCTTCTTGTTGAGGCGATAACACAGTTCCCCAAAGCTTTTTTCATCTTCAAGAATATATTTATCGTTTCCA
Coding sequences within it:
- a CDS encoding GUN4 domain-containing protein translates to MAGKQVTEETQAPTKVFISYSWDSEDHKERVLALANTLRKPWGIETDIDQYVRAKPPFTPLQGWELWMEKRIEWAEFVLIVCTETYQRRFRGNEEPGIGQGSTWEGTIIRQHLYNNQLVCTKFIPVVFSSQDLKHIPIIFNGNDKYILEDEKSFGELCYRLNKKPVVTMPEVAIAKLQAPPAPKFFLPQTSQTEPPSVFLDVAEIRAQDAIKLESELEKTSVNAQTSDCTRSESLLKLEELLKTEKIKEADEQTRKLILMENQNKPLTAPEIRQLPLGLLSNIDRLWMEYSAGKFGLKVQQQMWQKIQEPEKPRFNLFAKKVEPLTESQVWNRLGCLVGWRSDDEKLLLDAKIDFSIKAPSGCFPRTRSWLHGGYGNTVKQFVVLMERVAQME